In Chrysemys picta bellii isolate R12L10 chromosome 3, ASM1138683v2, whole genome shotgun sequence, a single genomic region encodes these proteins:
- the LOC101930854 gene encoding trace amine-associated receptor 9-like, protein MNSTFFDKEDLQYCFENMNESCYKTPLSSGLRVTLYIVLGLLTILTVAGNLLVIISIAYFKQLHSPTNFLIASLACADFGLGLTVLPFRTVRSVETCWYFGETFCRFNSCLNVSFCLASVFHLCFISVDRYVAVTDPLIYPVKFTVPVSGVFIGVAWTFSLVYSVYVVFIGANEEGLQELVNALSCEGGCQIMLNKMQVVVSSLLYFIPFFTVIALYSKILAVAKRQARMIEMMSNNTQSSDNYSDRVGRRERKAAKTLGIPVIAFLVFWLPFFITVIINAFLNFIIPPLVFDIVAWFAYSNSAINPLIYSLFYPWFRKAMKVIVSCKILRLDCSTMSLFSE, encoded by the coding sequence ATGAACTCAACGTTTTTTGATAAGGAAGATTTGCAGTACTGCTTTGAAAATATGAATGAATCTTGCTATAAAACACCATTGTCTTCTGGACTCCGAGTAACCTTGTATATTGTGCTTGGTTTGCTGACGATTCTCACTGTGGCTGGAAACCTACTGGTAATCATTTCAATTGCTTATTTCAAGCAGCTTCACTCTCCTACAAATTTTTTGATCGCCTCCTTGGCATGTGCTGACTTTGGTTTGGGTCTGACTGTGCTGCCCTTCAGAACTGTAAGATCTGTTGAAACCTGTTGGTATTTTGGGGAAACATTCTGTAGATTTAACAGTTGTTTAAATGTATCTTTCTGCCTAGCATCAGTATTTCACTTGTGTTTCATCTCTGTTGATCGATATGTTGCTGTCACTGACCCTTTAATTTATCCAGTTAAGTTCACAGTGCCTGTTTCAGGCGTGTTCATAGGTGTTGCGTGGACATTTTCATTAGTATACAGTGTTTATGTTGTCTTCATTGGGGCTAATGAAGAAGGGCTACAAGAATTAGTAAATGCCCTCTCCTGTGAAGGGGGGTGTCAGATTATGTTAAATAAAATGCAGGTGGTTGTATCCTCGCTCCTTTATTTCATACCTTTCTTTACAGTGATAGCACTTTACAGCAAGATCCTTGCTGTGGCTAAACGACAAGCTAGAATGATAGAGATGATGAGCAACAACACCCAGTCATCTGATAATTACAGTGACAGAGTTGGCAGAAGAGAGAGGAAAGCTGCTAAAACCCTGGGTATACCTGTGATTGCTTTCTTGGTATTCTGGTTACCTTTTTTTATAACTGTAATAATTAATGCTTTCCTCAACTTCATAATTCCACCCCTTGTCTTTGACATTGTAGCTTGGTTTGCTTATTCCAACTCTGCCATTAATCCTTTGATTTACTCTCTCTTTTATCCTTGGTTTCGAAAAGCAATGAAAGTGATTGTGAGCTGTAAAATCCTCCGCCTTGATTGCTCAACAATGAGTTTGTTTTCTGAATAA